A region from the Alosa alosa isolate M-15738 ecotype Scorff River chromosome 7, AALO_Geno_1.1, whole genome shotgun sequence genome encodes:
- the LOC125297368 gene encoding interferon-induced protein 44-like isoform X3 has product MRGMTSLHTRSTTWMKLQEKMGVVWSYFFPNPSPPPDPVPLLMETAWYNMIWNKNQALKGKLSTLHPKHPAVQHLRILVSGPIGAGKSSFIYSIDSILQNKKLNAAERVTTGNFSGTKTFTTSKFKDEKGHPLSFVIGDVMGLESADDSGVKTKDLVSILKGHIKDNYKFNPISACSGEDIRYNSCPTLNDKAHCLVLVIPADSFTASGHEAEKTNVLLDTDSIKKIQNIRRKALDLRIPHVVILTKVDLACPHVKEDIKHVYSSRTIHQKMQACSNALGIPTSDIFPVSNYHGDNEPGKNPDKDAVLLSTLTQILDYANDSLEKMKESEDAEDGFAMGPRRRRSMESNPDFAESDTKQ; this is encoded by the exons GTATGACTTCCCTCCACACAAGATCTACAACATGGATGAAACTG CAGGAGAAAATGGGAGTTGTTTGGTCTTATTTCTTTCCAAATCCATCACCTCCACCTGATCCAGTACCTCTTT TGATGGAAACTGCGTGGTATAACATGATATGGAA TAAAAACCAGGCGTTGAAGGGGAAATTGAGCACACTTCACCCTAAGCACCCTGCTGTTCAGCATCTCCGCATCCTTGTGTCTGGTCCTATCGGAGCCGGAAAGTCCAGCTTCATCTATTCTATAGACAGCATCCTCCAGAATAAGAAACTGAATGCAGCTGAGAGAGTGACAACTGGTAACTTCAGTGGTACTAAGACA TTCACAACTTCCAAATTTAAAGATGAAAAGGGACATCCTCTATCATTTGTCATTGGTGACGTCATGGGCCTGGAAAGTGCAGATGATTCTGGAGTGAAGACTAAGGACCTTGTCAGTATTTTAAAAGGTCACATCAAAGACAACTATAAG tttAATCCTATAAGTGCATGCTCAGGAGAAGACATAAGATACAACAGCTGCCCAACTCTGAATGACAAGGCTCACTGCTTGGTGTTAGTCATTCCAGCAGACAGCTTCACAGCTAGTGGACATGAAGCAGAGAAGACAAATGTCCTTCTGGACACTGACAGCATCAAGAAGATACAAAACATCAGACGAAAAGCTTTAGATTTGA GGATCCCTCACGTGGTCATCTTGACAAAAGTGGACCTGGCTTGTCCTCATGTGAAGGAGGACATCAAACATGTCTACAGTAGCAGGACCATCCACCAAAag atGCAAGCATGTAGTAATGCCTTGGGAATTCCTACGAGCGACATCTTCCCAGTGAGTAACTACCACGGGGACAACGAGCCTGGGAAGAACCCTGATAAGGATGCAGTGCTGCTGTCCACACTGACACAGATCCTGGACTACGCCAACGACTCTCTGGAGAAGATGAAGGAGTCTGAAGATGCTGAGGACGGGTTTGCCATGGGGCCCAGGAGGAGAAGGAGCATGGAATCTAACCCTGACTTTGCAGAGAGTGATACAAAACAATGA
- the LOC125297368 gene encoding interferon-induced protein 44-like isoform X5, producing the protein MGVVWSYFFPNPSPPPDPVPLLMETAWYNMIWNKNQALKGKLSTLHPKHPAVQHLRILVSGPIGAGKSSFIYSIDSILQNKKLNAAERVTTGNFSGTKTFTTSKFKDEKGHPLSFVIGDVMGLESADDSGVKTKDLVSILKGHIKDNYKFNPISACSGEDIRYNSCPTLNDKAHCLVLVIPADSFTASGHEAEKTNVLLDTDSIKKIQNIRRKALDLRIPHVVILTKVDLACPHVKEDIKHVYSSRTIHQKMQACSNALGIPTSDIFPVSNYHGDNEPGKNPDKDAVLLSTLTQILDYANDSLEKMKESEDAEDGFAMGPRRRRSMESNPDFAESDTKQ; encoded by the exons ATGGGAGTTGTTTGGTCTTATTTCTTTCCAAATCCATCACCTCCACCTGATCCAGTACCTCTTT TGATGGAAACTGCGTGGTATAACATGATATGGAA TAAAAACCAGGCGTTGAAGGGGAAATTGAGCACACTTCACCCTAAGCACCCTGCTGTTCAGCATCTCCGCATCCTTGTGTCTGGTCCTATCGGAGCCGGAAAGTCCAGCTTCATCTATTCTATAGACAGCATCCTCCAGAATAAGAAACTGAATGCAGCTGAGAGAGTGACAACTGGTAACTTCAGTGGTACTAAGACA TTCACAACTTCCAAATTTAAAGATGAAAAGGGACATCCTCTATCATTTGTCATTGGTGACGTCATGGGCCTGGAAAGTGCAGATGATTCTGGAGTGAAGACTAAGGACCTTGTCAGTATTTTAAAAGGTCACATCAAAGACAACTATAAG tttAATCCTATAAGTGCATGCTCAGGAGAAGACATAAGATACAACAGCTGCCCAACTCTGAATGACAAGGCTCACTGCTTGGTGTTAGTCATTCCAGCAGACAGCTTCACAGCTAGTGGACATGAAGCAGAGAAGACAAATGTCCTTCTGGACACTGACAGCATCAAGAAGATACAAAACATCAGACGAAAAGCTTTAGATTTGA GGATCCCTCACGTGGTCATCTTGACAAAAGTGGACCTGGCTTGTCCTCATGTGAAGGAGGACATCAAACATGTCTACAGTAGCAGGACCATCCACCAAAag atGCAAGCATGTAGTAATGCCTTGGGAATTCCTACGAGCGACATCTTCCCAGTGAGTAACTACCACGGGGACAACGAGCCTGGGAAGAACCCTGATAAGGATGCAGTGCTGCTGTCCACACTGACACAGATCCTGGACTACGCCAACGACTCTCTGGAGAAGATGAAGGAGTCTGAAGATGCTGAGGACGGGTTTGCCATGGGGCCCAGGAGGAGAAGGAGCATGGAATCTAACCCTGACTTTGCAGAGAGTGATACAAAACAATGA
- the LOC125297368 gene encoding interferon-induced protein 44-like isoform X4, producing MENLCSKRPAYRYMHLQEKMGVVWSYFFPNPSPPPDPVPLLMETAWYNMIWNKNQALKGKLSTLHPKHPAVQHLRILVSGPIGAGKSSFIYSIDSILQNKKLNAAERVTTGNFSGTKTFTTSKFKDEKGHPLSFVIGDVMGLESADDSGVKTKDLVSILKGHIKDNYKFNPISACSGEDIRYNSCPTLNDKAHCLVLVIPADSFTASGHEAEKTNVLLDTDSIKKIQNIRRKALDLRIPHVVILTKVDLACPHVKEDIKHVYSSRTIHQKMQACSNALGIPTSDIFPVSNYHGDNEPGKNPDKDAVLLSTLTQILDYANDSLEKMKESEDAEDGFAMGPRRRRSMESNPDFAESDTKQ from the exons atggaaaatctctgcagcaaaaggccagcctaccgctacatgcatttg CAGGAGAAAATGGGAGTTGTTTGGTCTTATTTCTTTCCAAATCCATCACCTCCACCTGATCCAGTACCTCTTT TGATGGAAACTGCGTGGTATAACATGATATGGAA TAAAAACCAGGCGTTGAAGGGGAAATTGAGCACACTTCACCCTAAGCACCCTGCTGTTCAGCATCTCCGCATCCTTGTGTCTGGTCCTATCGGAGCCGGAAAGTCCAGCTTCATCTATTCTATAGACAGCATCCTCCAGAATAAGAAACTGAATGCAGCTGAGAGAGTGACAACTGGTAACTTCAGTGGTACTAAGACA TTCACAACTTCCAAATTTAAAGATGAAAAGGGACATCCTCTATCATTTGTCATTGGTGACGTCATGGGCCTGGAAAGTGCAGATGATTCTGGAGTGAAGACTAAGGACCTTGTCAGTATTTTAAAAGGTCACATCAAAGACAACTATAAG tttAATCCTATAAGTGCATGCTCAGGAGAAGACATAAGATACAACAGCTGCCCAACTCTGAATGACAAGGCTCACTGCTTGGTGTTAGTCATTCCAGCAGACAGCTTCACAGCTAGTGGACATGAAGCAGAGAAGACAAATGTCCTTCTGGACACTGACAGCATCAAGAAGATACAAAACATCAGACGAAAAGCTTTAGATTTGA GGATCCCTCACGTGGTCATCTTGACAAAAGTGGACCTGGCTTGTCCTCATGTGAAGGAGGACATCAAACATGTCTACAGTAGCAGGACCATCCACCAAAag atGCAAGCATGTAGTAATGCCTTGGGAATTCCTACGAGCGACATCTTCCCAGTGAGTAACTACCACGGGGACAACGAGCCTGGGAAGAACCCTGATAAGGATGCAGTGCTGCTGTCCACACTGACACAGATCCTGGACTACGCCAACGACTCTCTGGAGAAGATGAAGGAGTCTGAAGATGCTGAGGACGGGTTTGCCATGGGGCCCAGGAGGAGAAGGAGCATGGAATCTAACCCTGACTTTGCAGAGAGTGATACAAAACAATGA
- the LOC125297368 gene encoding interferon-induced protein 44-like isoform X2 — protein MRGMTSLHTRSTTWMKLKMENLCSKRPAYRYMHLEKMGVVWSYFFPNPSPPPDPVPLLMETAWYNMIWNKNQALKGKLSTLHPKHPAVQHLRILVSGPIGAGKSSFIYSIDSILQNKKLNAAERVTTGNFSGTKTFTTSKFKDEKGHPLSFVIGDVMGLESADDSGVKTKDLVSILKGHIKDNYKFNPISACSGEDIRYNSCPTLNDKAHCLVLVIPADSFTASGHEAEKTNVLLDTDSIKKIQNIRRKALDLRIPHVVILTKVDLACPHVKEDIKHVYSSRTIHQKMQACSNALGIPTSDIFPVSNYHGDNEPGKNPDKDAVLLSTLTQILDYANDSLEKMKESEDAEDGFAMGPRRRRSMESNPDFAESDTKQ, from the exons GTATGACTTCCCTCCACACAAGATCTACAACATGGATGAAACTG aaaatggaaaatctctgcagcaaaaggccagcctaccgctacatgcatttg GAGAAAATGGGAGTTGTTTGGTCTTATTTCTTTCCAAATCCATCACCTCCACCTGATCCAGTACCTCTTT TGATGGAAACTGCGTGGTATAACATGATATGGAA TAAAAACCAGGCGTTGAAGGGGAAATTGAGCACACTTCACCCTAAGCACCCTGCTGTTCAGCATCTCCGCATCCTTGTGTCTGGTCCTATCGGAGCCGGAAAGTCCAGCTTCATCTATTCTATAGACAGCATCCTCCAGAATAAGAAACTGAATGCAGCTGAGAGAGTGACAACTGGTAACTTCAGTGGTACTAAGACA TTCACAACTTCCAAATTTAAAGATGAAAAGGGACATCCTCTATCATTTGTCATTGGTGACGTCATGGGCCTGGAAAGTGCAGATGATTCTGGAGTGAAGACTAAGGACCTTGTCAGTATTTTAAAAGGTCACATCAAAGACAACTATAAG tttAATCCTATAAGTGCATGCTCAGGAGAAGACATAAGATACAACAGCTGCCCAACTCTGAATGACAAGGCTCACTGCTTGGTGTTAGTCATTCCAGCAGACAGCTTCACAGCTAGTGGACATGAAGCAGAGAAGACAAATGTCCTTCTGGACACTGACAGCATCAAGAAGATACAAAACATCAGACGAAAAGCTTTAGATTTGA GGATCCCTCACGTGGTCATCTTGACAAAAGTGGACCTGGCTTGTCCTCATGTGAAGGAGGACATCAAACATGTCTACAGTAGCAGGACCATCCACCAAAag atGCAAGCATGTAGTAATGCCTTGGGAATTCCTACGAGCGACATCTTCCCAGTGAGTAACTACCACGGGGACAACGAGCCTGGGAAGAACCCTGATAAGGATGCAGTGCTGCTGTCCACACTGACACAGATCCTGGACTACGCCAACGACTCTCTGGAGAAGATGAAGGAGTCTGAAGATGCTGAGGACGGGTTTGCCATGGGGCCCAGGAGGAGAAGGAGCATGGAATCTAACCCTGACTTTGCAGAGAGTGATACAAAACAATGA
- the LOC125297368 gene encoding interferon-induced protein 44-like isoform X1: protein MRGMTSLHTRSTTWMKLKMENLCSKRPAYRYMHLQEKMGVVWSYFFPNPSPPPDPVPLLMETAWYNMIWNKNQALKGKLSTLHPKHPAVQHLRILVSGPIGAGKSSFIYSIDSILQNKKLNAAERVTTGNFSGTKTFTTSKFKDEKGHPLSFVIGDVMGLESADDSGVKTKDLVSILKGHIKDNYKFNPISACSGEDIRYNSCPTLNDKAHCLVLVIPADSFTASGHEAEKTNVLLDTDSIKKIQNIRRKALDLRIPHVVILTKVDLACPHVKEDIKHVYSSRTIHQKMQACSNALGIPTSDIFPVSNYHGDNEPGKNPDKDAVLLSTLTQILDYANDSLEKMKESEDAEDGFAMGPRRRRSMESNPDFAESDTKQ from the exons GTATGACTTCCCTCCACACAAGATCTACAACATGGATGAAACTG aaaatggaaaatctctgcagcaaaaggccagcctaccgctacatgcatttg CAGGAGAAAATGGGAGTTGTTTGGTCTTATTTCTTTCCAAATCCATCACCTCCACCTGATCCAGTACCTCTTT TGATGGAAACTGCGTGGTATAACATGATATGGAA TAAAAACCAGGCGTTGAAGGGGAAATTGAGCACACTTCACCCTAAGCACCCTGCTGTTCAGCATCTCCGCATCCTTGTGTCTGGTCCTATCGGAGCCGGAAAGTCCAGCTTCATCTATTCTATAGACAGCATCCTCCAGAATAAGAAACTGAATGCAGCTGAGAGAGTGACAACTGGTAACTTCAGTGGTACTAAGACA TTCACAACTTCCAAATTTAAAGATGAAAAGGGACATCCTCTATCATTTGTCATTGGTGACGTCATGGGCCTGGAAAGTGCAGATGATTCTGGAGTGAAGACTAAGGACCTTGTCAGTATTTTAAAAGGTCACATCAAAGACAACTATAAG tttAATCCTATAAGTGCATGCTCAGGAGAAGACATAAGATACAACAGCTGCCCAACTCTGAATGACAAGGCTCACTGCTTGGTGTTAGTCATTCCAGCAGACAGCTTCACAGCTAGTGGACATGAAGCAGAGAAGACAAATGTCCTTCTGGACACTGACAGCATCAAGAAGATACAAAACATCAGACGAAAAGCTTTAGATTTGA GGATCCCTCACGTGGTCATCTTGACAAAAGTGGACCTGGCTTGTCCTCATGTGAAGGAGGACATCAAACATGTCTACAGTAGCAGGACCATCCACCAAAag atGCAAGCATGTAGTAATGCCTTGGGAATTCCTACGAGCGACATCTTCCCAGTGAGTAACTACCACGGGGACAACGAGCCTGGGAAGAACCCTGATAAGGATGCAGTGCTGCTGTCCACACTGACACAGATCCTGGACTACGCCAACGACTCTCTGGAGAAGATGAAGGAGTCTGAAGATGCTGAGGACGGGTTTGCCATGGGGCCCAGGAGGAGAAGGAGCATGGAATCTAACCCTGACTTTGCAGAGAGTGATACAAAACAATGA